DNA sequence from the Dreissena polymorpha isolate Duluth1 chromosome 3, UMN_Dpol_1.0, whole genome shotgun sequence genome:
CACAGAAAAGCTCATTAGACATCTCTACCAACAAACGCAGCCATGGGTAACAAGTCCTCAAAGAGGAAGTTGCCAAAGGAAGACTTGGACTTCTTAACACAGAACACAAAATTCTCAAAGAATGAAATCAAGGACTGGTACAGAGGATTCATGGTAAGTTTCCATTGATATGTTTTATCAAGGATTTTTCATGGTAATTTTCCATTGACTTTTTTAATCAAGGACTTTTCATGAATAATTAGTATTGCTTTGTTTTATCAAGGATTTTTCATGGTTAATGTTCATTGCCTTGTTTAATCAATTGCTGTTCATTGTGAATTTCCATAGTCTTGTTTTATCATGGACTTGTCATGGTAAATTGTCATTTTCTTGTTTAATCAAGAACTTGTCATGGCGAATATTAATTGCCTTGTTTTATCAAGGACTTTTCATGGTAAATTTGTATTGCCTTGTTTAAGCAAGGACTAAAAAAAATTCATTGCCTTGTTTTATCAAGGACTTTTCACGGTAAATGTTCATTGGCTTGTTTAAGCAAGGACTTTGTATGGTAAATTTCATTGTCTTGTTTAAGCAAGGACTTTTCATGGTAAGTTGTTATTGCCTTGTTTAAACAAGGACTTTTCATGGTAAatttttaattgctttttttatCAAGGACTCAAACCTGTGAAAATTCAAAGTATATTTCCATCGGCCTGTTACCGGTGTTTTTTTTAAGGACCCGCTGGGTTTATGGTAAACTCCATTGCCTTGTTTAATCAATGACTATGCTTCATAAAAGTGTTATTTTCCTGGGATTGAGAATTTGTAAAAGGAGGCTTCTGGGTAAATTACGGACTATGAAGACTTTTCATGGTACATTTCACAATGGTTCCTTTATTTTACAATGTATGTGTGGTGTTTGTGGCCAAAGTGACTTATCTGGTTATGGTCAGCTCTGATACTTTGAAGATTGTATTGATTGCTACAAATTAATCAAATGATAGataatgttgtttataaaaatgttaataatatatGGCATACATAAATTTACATGAACATAAAGACAACTTGAAGTACCATTAAAAtgaacacatatacatatatgaatcaatggcacatgcattaaaaatatgttaaataagtaaTCAATCTTTTAAGTCCTCTAGCtcttaacataataaattataattataattacataAACAATGCAGGTTGCCTAGCGACAAGGAGGtaatgggtttgatccccactgtgtgaGCATTCTTAAGAATCTCCTCCAAAGAGActtcaagtactggttctacccaggaaacagacgcAAAAGCATTTCAGTAAGTCCTAGGCTTTTAAAGCAACCAAGCCAACAGAAATTAGTTTTAACTAAGCcaataacatacacatttattttctttccTACAGAGGGATTGTCCAGATGGACTGCTCTCAAAGACAAAGTTCCTGGAGGTGTATTCCACTTTTTTCCCGGCGGGAAATCCGGACCAGTTCTGTGAACATGTTTTCCGATCATTCGACAAGGACAATAGTGGAAAAATAGACTTTAAAGAGTTTCTACTAGCTATTAATATAACTTCTGGGGGCAACCCATCTCAGAAACTGAACTGGGCATTTGCAATGTATGACATTGATGGAAACGGGACCATTGAGAAGAACGAAATGGTGGAAATTATAAAAGTAAGTTTTTTAAGCTTGACTTTTCATGTACCAAATAGTCTGAGTTAGACTTCTTCACCcatttgtcggcaactgcataaccctttcccactcagaagcaaagtgataatggcaatttgcaaacagcataaaaccagaacagcctgcgtgtaactcacagtctgttgcggttgtatgctgtttactgctcatcagtttctaagggttagagatgaagccttaaaaacttgaatctagtaagaaaggtttaaaactaaatataagtgactacaaatgcctgaaaatatgtatttaagagGTAAAGGGTTGCAAGACTTTTCATGCACCGAATAGTCTTAAGTTAGACTACTCCATCCATTTGTCGGCAACTGCTTTATGCTCTGCAGCCAactgtataaatctggataactcttatccagcggataacttttggttatctttaaaaaaaaatgaagataaccaaaagttatctgctggataagagttatccagatttatacaattaatGGCTGCTGGAGTgtccacttagatacatatttttacgcatttgtagtcccttagaaagttaaatttaattaaagacctttctaactagattcatgTTTTTAAGGCTTCAACTCTAAACCTGAGATAcagatgagcagtaaacagcataaaacctgaacagactgcgagttactcacaggctgtactggttttatgctgtttgcacatggccatttttactttgcttctgagcgggaaagggttaagatatgTGTTTGTGGTCGTTATATCAGATGATGGACACAAAATTTACATTACACTATCATAGGGAAGAATCGTCTAGTGTTTTAGTGAGGCATCTCTTGTCTTAATTATATTATCCCAGAAATGGCACAGTTTTCATGATTAGTTCTTAACCTGATGCCCTAGTCACTTGGCAATTCATATTGCATAGCAACCAATTCTGTGTCAAACCACAGAAATACAACACCTGCTGATTAAGCAATATtctgttgtttaaagaaatgcaaTACCTAGTATAACACATTGATGGTGTGATCATTATATTATTGGTTATAGGTATACTACATATCATGCTATGCAATGCACAGTTCATTGCTAATAAATTCACTTCAATATATAGTACAAGACATCTGCCTCGAAAGAATAAAATGATTTTAGGCATATTTAGTATAGAAgcataaatgcacattaaatataagtgaaaaaaatgggcatttaaaataagttaaagaattatttacacaaaatatcattattaaatatGATATCCCGAACGTTTTGCATAATAAACACAGCAGATATGGCTGCATAAAATAAAGACGCAATTGTGCAGTCATAGTTCACATACAGCATCGATCATTTTCGCATGAAGGGGAAATAGACAGTAATTTTTCTGCAATCTTCTCCGGAAACTGATAATTTTCTGGGGGAAACCTCAATTGCAAAGGTATAATTAACAACAGAAAAGCAGAGAACCATGAATTACCCAGACTGTGAGCAAATGGGAGTCAAGACTGATCAGGCAGTGTCCTTGTTTTTCTGGGTCTCCTTAAATTGCTGGTTTTCCTGACTCTGGGTTCTGCCCACTGTC
Encoded proteins:
- the LOC127874266 gene encoding neuronal calcium sensor 2-like, translating into MGNKSSKRKLPKEDLDFLTQNTKFSKNEIKDWYRGFMRDCPDGLLSKTKFLEVYSTFFPAGNPDQFCEHVFRSFDKDNSGKIDFKEFLLAINITSGGNPSQKLNWAFAMYDIDGNGTIEKNEMVEIIKAIYSMLGNALTNNDTDTPEERTQKIFAKMDVNNDGVLTRSEFVDGCMKDQFLYQMLTADAGGCNQE